From Bactrocera dorsalis isolate Fly_Bdor unplaced genomic scaffold, ASM2337382v1 BdCtg030, whole genome shotgun sequence, one genomic window encodes:
- the LOC105227096 gene encoding dehydrodolichyl diphosphate synthase complex subunit DHDDS, with protein sequence MWISDYKYKWHEILAMKIMRSGGYIPRHIAFVMDGNRRYAKSQHLRNIEGHSHGFDKLSKCLRWCLDIGIKEVTTFAFSIENFKRSEEEVKDLLDLAREKFLNIINDEAKLNEHGVRILVIGNLNLLPEDLQKLIAKAMTITEHNDKLFLNIAFSYTSRDEMTQSVETILKLGDELQPEDINERLIEECLYTRHSPPPDLLFRTSGETRISDFMMWQLSTTVIYFTNIFWPEITLWNFLSGIFAYQRASIRLEAFKRQKRLEHAQQAKNCNYYSDRVQLFLRTVDSYRKKVLVSLSTSN encoded by the exons ATGTGGATTTCAGACTATAAGTACAAATGGCACGAAATACTAGCCATGAAAATTATGCGCTCCGGTGGTTATATACCACGACACATTGCATTTGTAATGGACGGTAATCGCCGATATGCAAAATCTCAACATTTGCGCAACATAGAAGGACATTCGCATGGATTTGATAAGTTGTCAAAATGTTTACGTTGGTGCTTGGATATAGGAATAAAGGAAGTAACCACTTTTGCATTTAGCATCGAAAACTTCAAAAGATCTGAGGAAGAAGTGAAAGATTTGTTGGATTTGGCGAGAGAAAAATTCCTAAATATAATAAACGATGAAGCAAAATTGAATGAACATGGAGTACGTATATTGGTAATCGGAAATCTCAATTTGTTGCCTGAGGATTTGCAGAAGTTAATTGCAAAAGCTATGACAATTACTGAGCACAATGATAAACTATTCCTTAATATAGCCTTCTCATACACGTCGAGAGATGAAATGACACAGTCTGTTGAAACTATACTCAAACTGGGTGACGAACTACAACCAGAAGATATCAACGAGCGCCTAATTGAAGAATGTTTGTATACAAGACATTCTCCACCACCAGATTTGCTTTTTCGAACATCGGGCGAAACGCGTATAAGCGATTTTATGATGTGGCAG ctTTCGACGACAGTTATTtacttcacaaatattttttggccAGAAATAACGCTTTGGAATTTTCTAAGTGGTATATTTGCATACCAACGGGCAAGTATACGTTTAGAAGCATTTAAACGACAAAAACGCCTGGAGCATGCACAACAGGCAAAAAACTGCAATTACTACTCTGACCGTGTACAACTTTTTTTGCGTACAGTAGATAGTTACAGAAAAAAAGTACTCGTAAGTTTATCTACAAGTAATTAA